In Helianthus annuus cultivar XRQ/B chromosome 9, HanXRQr2.0-SUNRISE, whole genome shotgun sequence, the following are encoded in one genomic region:
- the LOC110879837 gene encoding alpha/beta hydrolase domain-containing protein 17B, whose amino-acid sequence MGGVTSSMASKLAFFPPNPPFYKVVTEKSSGLLLLDRFPHRENVDVLKLPTRRGNKIVAVYVRYPMATRTLLYSHGNAADIGQMYELFIDLSIHLKVNLMGYDYSGYGQSSGKPSEHNTYADIEAAYKCLEESYNTKQEDIILYGQSVGSGPTVYLAARLPRLRAVVLHSPILSGLRVMYPVKHTYWFDIYKNIDKIPFVKCPVLVIHGTSDEVVDCSHGKQLWELCQEKYEPLWIKGGKHCNLELFPEYIKHLKKFISAVEKPPSSRRNYHPRKSVDQSTTTHRHHSSRRKSTDCFEAPRKSTSKKENLDFINELEPFALRFEMNDDKIGKLRIPYEHMERSRRSVEYVEKPRTSIDMKPEWPRMSVDCIDRIRN is encoded by the exons ATGGGGGGTGTGACGTCATCAATGGCGTCCAAGCTGGCGTTTTTCCCACCAAACCCACCTTTTTACAAGGTGGTTACAGAGAAATCAAGTGGGTTGTTGCTGTTAGACAGGTTCCCGCACCGTGAAAACGTCGACGTTTTGAAGCTTCCTACTCGTCGCGGGAATAAGATTGTGGCTGTGTACGTTCGGTACCCGATGGCTACCCGTACTCTGCTTTATTCACATGGGAATGCTGCTGATATTGGTCAGATGTATGAACTGTTTATTGATTTGAGCATTCATCTCAAAGTTAATCTCATGGG GTATGATTACTCTGGATATGGACAGTCTTCTGGAAAG CCGAGTGAGCATAACACGTATGCAGACATTGAAGCTGCGTATAAGTGTCTGGAAGAGAGCTATAATACGAAACAAGAAGATATTATCCTCTACGGTCAATCTGTCGGGAGTGGGCCCACCGTGTATTTGGCTGCTCGTTTACCTCGATTACGAGCTGTTGTTTTACATAGTCCTATATTATCGGGCCTCAGAGTCATGTACCCTGTTAAGCACACATACTGGTTTGACATTTATAAG AAcattgataaaattccatttgtcAAGTGCCCTGTTCTTGTCATCCAT GGAACTTCTGATGAGGTGGTCGATTGTTCTCACGGGAAACAACTCTGGGAACTATGCCAAGAGAAATACGAACCGCTATGGATCAAAGGCGGAAAACACTGCAACCTAGAGCTCTTTCCAGAATACATCAAACACCTCAAGAAATTCATATCCGCCGTCGAAAAACCACCATCATCACGAAGAAACTACCACCCGAGGAAAAGTGTCGACCAGTCCACCACCACACATCGCCACCATTCCAGTAGGCGAAAGAGTACCGATTGTTTTGAAGCCCCAAGGAAAAGCACAAGCAAGAAAGAGAATTTGGATTTTATTAACGAACTCGAACCCTTTGCTTTGAGGTTCGAAATGAATGATGACAAAATTGGAAAGTTGAGAATACCTTATGAGCATATGGAGAGGTCTCGAAGGAGCGTGGAGTACGTTGAAAAACCGAGAACTAGTATTGATATGAAACCCGAGTGGCCCCGTATGAGTGTGGATTGTATTGATAGAATTCGAAACTAG
- the LOC110879838 gene encoding putative multidrug resistance protein, with protein sequence MFLTAELTAVYLCWRLAIVALPAMFLLIIPGVIYGIILAKNEEKLQEAYAVAGGIAEQAFSSIKTVHSYVGEKKMVSRFSDALIPTLALGIKQGLLKGMVFGSIGIIFSIFALMSWYGSILVIKKGIKGGDIITSGVCIVYGGFGLGASFMNVKHFAEAKISAALVNEIINRVPVIDSTDKHGKKISVVKGELEFKDVEFAYPSRPECLVLKKVNVKIKPCQTVGMVGQSGSGKSTMVNLLERFYDPTEGVILLDGIDIKSLQLKWLRSQMALVSQEPILFATTIKENILFGKEGATSDEVIKAAKKSNAHNFIMQLPNGYNTMVGELGTQMSGGQKQRISIARALIRKPKILLLDEATSSLDSHAEKAVQKALTRASEGRTTIIIAHRIATIRHAGLIVVMNSGEVLESGSHDQLIQNASGPYSMMVKIQKSMVTNRLNSQTSLPTEVKPQVKDTHIPKERVDKQKVSKAHFKEVINRHSEEVYSHPSWWHLIQMTRPEWKSTLTGTIGALISGSVQPLVACLQAVMLSIFFLKDHADISSQTRNLCYAYLTVSAYTVVSNVIQHYYFGITGENLTKKIRSAMFEKIMSFEIEWFDQEDNSTGALCSRLSTDTLMVRNLVADRLAFFTQSISASVLAIVWGMILSWRLASIAIALQLLIIGSFYLKVVMTRNMSKKISIARNKSSGIASEAVSNHRTITAYYSQNKVMRLYEDTQTGPKKESKKQPLYAGMALFTRQFLTNINMAVLYWYGGKLLYNGDISYKHLFQTFYVVVTAGILIAEAGSMTGDISVGTRALKSIFTVLQREGKMETGPLNHIINPKRIYGQIELKQVEFVYLTRPKKMVLKGLSLKIEAGEVAALVGISGSGKSTIIGMIQRFYDPVVGSVKIDGVDIKRYKIKALRSFIAWVGQEPSLFAGTVKENIAYGKENATEAEIIRAARLANIHEFISSMKDGYDTVCGERGIQLSGGQKQRIAIARAILKNPAILLLDEATSALDYKSEIVVQDALKKTMVGRTCVIAAHRLSTIQRSNKIVVLDNGRVVEQGSHDDLLARGERSAYYSLFRSQQQSFF encoded by the exons ATGTTTTTGACAGCTGAATTAACCGCTGTGTACCTCTGTTGGAGATTAGCAATCGTGGCACTTCCGGCTATGTTTTTGCTGATTATTCCAGGGGTAATTTACGGAATTATTTTAGCGAAAAACGAAGAGAAACTACAAGAAGCGTATGCAGTTGCTGGTGGGATAGCAGAACAGGCGTTTTCTTCGATTAAAACGGTTCATTCCTACGTTGGAGAGAAGAAAATGGTGAGTCGGTTTTCAGATGCGTTAATACCAACTTTAGCTCTAGGTATTAAACAAGGTTtgttaaaaggaatggttttcgGTAGCATTGGAATTATATTTTCTATTTTCGCTCTTATGAGTTGGTACGGGAGCATCTTGGTCATCAAAAAAGGAATCAAAGGTGGAGATATCATTACTTCAGGGGTATGCATTGTCTATGGAGGATT CGGTCTTGGAGCTTCTTTTATGAACGTAAAACATTTTGCCGAAGCTAAGATTTCAGCAGCTCTCGTGAACGAAATTATTAACCGGGTCCCGGTTATAGACTCGACAGACAAACATGGAAAGAAGATATCGGTTGTCAAAGGCGAGCTGGAGTTTAAGGATGTTGAGTTTGCATACCCGTCAAGACcagaatgtttggttttaaaaaaagtcAACGTCAAGATCAAGCCGTGTCAGACCGTTGGGATGGTTGGTCAAAGTGGGTCTGGTAAGTCAACGATGGTCAACCTGCTAGAAAGATTCTATGATCCGACTGAGGGAGTGATACTACTCGATGGGATTGATATAAAGTCGCTCCAGTTAAAATGGTTAAGAAGTCAAATGGCTTTGGTGAGCCAAGAGCCTATACTATTTGCGACAACTATCAAAGAGAATATTCTATTCGGAAAAGAAGGTGCTACGAGTGACGAGGTTATTAAAGCGGCTAAAAAATCTAACGCTCATAACTTCATCATGCAACTACCGAACGGGTATAACACAATG GTTGGAGAACTGGGAACACAAATGTCAGGTGGGCAGAAGCAAAGGATTTCAATAGCAAGGGCACTAATTAGAAAGCCGAAAATCTTGCTTCTAGATGAAGCCACAAGTTCTCTAGATTCACATGCGGAAAAAGCGGTACAAAAAGCTTTGACTCGAGCCTCGGAGGGGAGAACAACGATAATCATTGCACATCGTATAGCTACAATCCGTCATGCAGGTTTAATCGTTGTTATGAATTCAGGTGAAGTACTAGAGTCCGGTTCACATGATCAACTCATTCAAAATGCTTCTGGACCATACTCAATGATGGTCAAGATTCAGAAGTCAATGGTCACTAACAGACTTAACAGTCAAACTTCACTACCAACTGAAGTCAAACCTCAAGTCAAAGATACTCATATACCAAAAGAAAGAGTAGATAAACAAAAAGTATCAAAAGCCCATTTCAAAGAAGTGATAAATAGACACTCAGAGGAAGTGTACAGTCATCCATCATGGTGGCACCTTATTCAGATGACGAGACCCGAATGGAAGTCAACGTTAACAGGAACCATCGGTGCACTCATCAGCGGTTCGGTTCAACCACTGGTCGCTTGTCTTCAAGCAGTAATGCTGTCTATATTTTTTCTCAAAGATCATGCTGACATCAGTTCACAAACACGAAATTTATGTTACGCCTACTTAACCGTATCCGCTTACACCGTTGTTTCCAATGTGATCCAGCATTATTACTTTGGAATCACGGGCGAaaacttaacaaaaaaaataagATCAGCAATGTTTGAAAAAATCATGAGTTTCGAGATCGAGTGGTTCGACCAAGAAGACAACAGCACCGGCGCGCTATGTTCGAGACTATCTACCGATACGTTAATGGTAAGAAATCTTGTAGCGGACCGTTTGGCCTTTTTCACACAGTCAATATCCGCTTCGGTTTTAGCTATTGTTTGGGGGATGATATTGTCTTGGAGACTAGCTAGCATAGCTATTGCTCTACAACTACTTATCATTGGCAGTTTTTACTTAAAAGTCGTAATGACAAGAAACATGTCGAAGAAAATCTCGATTGCGAGGAACAAGAGCAGCGGAATAGCGAGTGAAGCGGTTAGTAATCACCGAACGATTACCGCGTATTATTCTCAAAATAAGGTTATGAGATTATACGAAGATACACAAACAGGCCCGAAGAAAGAGAGCAAAAAGCAACCGTTATATGCAGGAATGGCGTTATTCACTCGACAGTTTCTAACAAATATAAATATGGCTGTGCTATACTGGTACGGCGGGAAGCTTTTGTACAACGGTGATATCAGTTACAAGCATTTGTTTCAGACATTTTACGTTGTCGTAACAGCAGGGATACTAATTGCTGAAGCGGGAAGCATGACTGGAGATATCTCTGTGGGAACACGTGCTTTAAAATCGATTTTTACGGTTCTACAAAGAGAAGGAAAGATGGAAACCGGCCCGTTAAACCATATAATTAACCCGAAAAGGATTTATGGGCAGATAGAACTAAAACAGGTGGAATTTGTCTACTTAACAAGGCCTAAAAAGATGGTTCTTAAAGGTTTGAGTTTGAAGATTGAAGCTGGAGAAGTTGCAGCACTTGTTGGAATAAGTGGATCTGGAAAGTCGACGATTATCGGAATGATTCAGAGATTTTATGATCCTGTAGTGGGATCTGTGAAAATAGATGGAGTTGATATTAAACGCTATAAGATTAAAGCGTTGAGATCGTTTATCGCGTGGGTGGGTCAGGAACCGAGTTTATTTGCAGGAACGGTTAAAGAAAATATTGCTTATGGGAAAGAGAATGCAACAGAAGCGGAAATCATTCGAGCAGCAAGACTTGCAAATATCCATGAATTTATAAG TTCCATGAAAGACGGGTACGATACAGTTTGTGGAGAAAGAGGCATCCAGTTATCAGGGGGGCAGAAGCAAAGAATCGCCATTGCCCGAGCAATTTTGAAAAATCCGGCAATTTTACTACTTGACGAGGCGACAAGTGCACTAGATTACAAATCAGAGATCGTTGTTCAAGACGCTTTAAAGAAAACCATGGTCGGTAGGACCTGCGTGATTGCAGCTCATCGCTTATCAACGATACAAAGATCAAATAAAATAGTGGTGCTTGACAATGGGAGGGTTGTAGAACAAGGTTCTCATGATGATTTGTTGGCTAGAGGGGAAAGAAGTGCATACTACTCTCTTTTTAGATCACAACAACAATCTTTTTTTTAG
- the LOC110876870 gene encoding uncharacterized protein LOC110876870 — MKWKCWTPLKYKILVWRADINRLPTRAELLKCGVAFNDGLCAICNVDLETTTHLFTGYVFSDEIWARVGSWCRLSPIYAFEVKDLLKMVGTQTKTKKEKYILRGIIYTTMWSIWNERNARIFKGSSRKPVEVVEIVKSTAFLWIRHRSSLKGIDWNVWCKYPMDVM, encoded by the coding sequence ATGAAATGGAAATGTTGGACGCCATTGAAGTACAAAATTTTGGTGTGGAGGGCAGACATTAATCGGCTCCCAACACGGGCGGAGCTTCTTAAATGTGGGGTTGCTTTTAATGATGGATTGTGTGCCATATGTAATGTGGATTTGGAAACTACGACGCATTTGTTCACAGGTTATGTGTTCTCGGATGAAATTTGGGCGCGAGTGGGATCTTGGTGTCGTTTAAGTCCCATCTATGCTTTTGAAGTGAAAGATCTTTTGAAGATGGTGGGTACTCAAACGAAGACGAAGAAGGAGAAATACATTCTTAGAGGCATTATCTACACCACAATGTGGTCGATATGGAATGAACGTAATGCTAGAATTTTCAAGGGCAGCTCTCGTAAACCGGTCGAGGTGGTGGAAATTGTCAAATCTACGGCGTTTTTGTGGATTCGTCATAGGTCTAGTTTGAAAGGTATTGATTGGAATGTTTGGTGTAAATATCCTATGGACGTGATGTAA
- the LOC110879839 gene encoding vignain codes for MAINKFLLLSLSLSLVLGVAWSFDFHEKELETEDSLWDMYERWRSHHKVATNHGEKLRRFNVFKSNVLHVHETNKMDKPYKLKLNKFADMTNHEFRSVYAGSKIHHHRSLQGDRIGNKTFMYANVESVPTSVDWRKKGAVAPVKDQGQCGSCWAFSTVAAVEGINKIKTNELVSLSEQELVDCDTLENQGCNGGLMDLAFDFIKKTGGLTREDAYPYAAEDGKCDSNKMNSPVVSIDGHEDVPKNDEQALMKAVANQPVAVAIDAGGSDFQFYSEGVFTGKCGTQLDHGVAAVGYGTTLDGTKYWIVRNSWGAEWGEKGYIRMERGISDKRGLCGIAMEASYPIKNSSNNPKSSPTSSLKDEL; via the exons ATGGCGATCAACAAGTTTCTTTTACTTTCTCTTTCTTTATCTTTAGTTTTAGGCGTTGCATGGAGCTTCGATTTCCATGAAAAAGAGCTCGAAACAGAAGATAGTTTGTGGGATATGTACGAAAGGTGGCGAAGCCACCACAAAGTGGCGACAAACCATGGCGAGAAGCTGAGGCGGTTTAACGTGTTCAAATCCAACGTGTTACATGTTCATGAAACTAACAAGATGGATAAACCGTATAAGCTTAAGCTTAACAAGTTTGCCGACATGACTAACCATGAGTTTAGAAGTGTGTATGCGGGTTCCAAGATTCATCATCATAGGTCGCTCCAAGGAGATCGAATTGGTAACAAGACGTTTATGTATGCAAATGTCGAAAGTGTCCCTACTTCGGTTGATTGGAGGAAGAAAGGGGCTGTTGCCCCTGTCAAAGATCAAGGGCAATGCG GAAGTTGTTGGGCGTTTTCAACTGTGGCTGCGGTTGAAGGAATAAACAAGATTAAAACAAACGAGCTAGTGTCGTTATCAGAACAAGAACTGGTTGATTGTGACACTTTAGAAAATCAAGGGTGTAACGGGGGTTTAATGGATTTGGCGTTCGACTTTATTAAAAAGACGGGTGGTTTAACTAGGGAGGATGCTTATCCTTATGCAGCTGAAGATGGGAAGTGTGATTCTAACAAG ATGAATTCTCCGGTTGTATCGATTGATGGACATGAGGATGTACCGAAAAATGATGAGCAAGCACTTATGAAAGCAGTAGCTAACCAGCCTGTTGCTGTTGCTATTGATGCTGGCGGTTCAGATTTTCAGTTCTATTCAGAG GGAGTTTTTACGGGCAAGTGTGGAACACAACTGGATCATGGAGTGGCAGCCGTTGGATACGGCACAACGCTAGATGGAACAAAATACTGGATCGTAAGGAACTCGTGGGGGGCCGAGTGGGGAGAAAAAGGATACATTAGGATGGAAAGAGGAATATCTGATAAAAGAGGGCTTTGTGGCATAGCAATGGAAGCCTCTTATCCTATCAAGAACTCTTCAAACAACCCCAAATCATCTCCTACATCATCTCTCAAAGATGAACTCTAA